The proteins below come from a single Juglans regia cultivar Chandler chromosome 12, Walnut 2.0, whole genome shotgun sequence genomic window:
- the LOC109011742 gene encoding uncharacterized protein LOC109011742, with amino-acid sequence MAIKPTVALRALLVGGVAAFAKIAGAMKAAGGVKLGAAAAAMTAAATAAVSTKQEPKDVSKHP; translated from the coding sequence ATGGCCATAAAACCGACAGTTGCTTTGAGGGCATTACTTGTGGGAGGAGTGGCGGCATTTGCAAAAATAGCCGGTGCAATGAAGGCTGCAGGTGGCGTGAAGTTGGGAGCAGCAGCAGCTGCCATGACAGCAGCAGCAACTGCAGCGGTGTCAACAAAACAGGAGCCAAAGGATGTTTCGAAGCATCCTTGA